In Mustela lutreola isolate mMusLut2 chromosome 1, mMusLut2.pri, whole genome shotgun sequence, one genomic interval encodes:
- the FGFRL1 gene encoding fibroblast growth factor receptor-like 1, with translation MTPSPTLLLLLPPLLLGALPPAAAARGPPRMADKVVPRQVARLGRTVRLQCPVEGDPPPLTMWTKDGRTIHGGWSRFRVLPQGLKVKEVEREDAGAYVCKATNGFGSLSVNYTLIVMDDTGAGRERLGHDGASGGQEDAASKQWARPRFTQPSKMRRRVIARPVGSSVRLKCVASGHPRPDIMWMKDDQALTGLEAGEHRKKKWTLSLKNLRPEDSGRYTCRVSNRAGAINATYKVDVIQRTRSKPVLTGTHPVNTTVDFGGTTSFQCKVRSDVKPVIQWLKRVEYGAEGRYNSTIDVGGQKFVVLPTGDVWSRPDGSYLNKLLIARARQDDAGMYICLGANTMGYSFRSAFLTVLPDPKPPGPPLAPSSSTTSLPWPVVIGIPAGAVFILGTVLLWLCQAKKKPCTPGPTPPLPAHRPPVAARDRAGDKDRPMPPSLGPAPGVGLCEELGPPVAPQHLLSPGPSAGPRLYPKLYTDVHTHMHTHTHSHTHSHVEGKVHQHIHYQC, from the exons GCCCTCCGAGAATGGCAGACAAGGTGGTTCCAAGGCAGGTGGCCCGGCTGGGCCGCACTGTGCGGCTGCAGTGCCCTGTGGAGGGAGACCCGCCGCCACTGACCATGTGGACCAAGGACGGCCGCACCATTCATGGCGGCTGGAGCCGCTTCCGGGTGCTGCCCCAGGGCCTGAAGGTGAAGGAGGTGGAGCGGGAGGACGCCGGCGCCTATGTGTGCAAGGCCACCAACGGCTTTGGCAGCCTCAGCGTCAACTACACCCTCATCGTGATGG ATGATACTGGCGCAGGAAGGGAGCGTCTGGGGCACGACGGTGCCTCCGGGGGCCAGGAGGATGCAGCCAGCAAGCAGTGGG CGCGGCCCCGCTTCACGCAGCCCTCCAAGATGAGGCGTCGTGTGATCGCTCGGCCTGTGGGCAGCTCTGTGCGGCTCAAGTGTGTGGCCAGTGGGCACCCACGGCCCGACATCATGTGGATGAAGGACGaccaggccctgacaggcctgGAGGCCGGGGAGCACAGAAAGAAGAAGTGGACACTGAGCCTGAAGAACCTGCGTCCCGAGGACAGTGGCAGGTACACATGCCGTGTGTCCAACCGCGCAGGCGCCATCAATGCAACCTACAAGGTGGACGTGATCC AGCGGACGCGCTCCAAGCCCGTCCTCACGGGCACGCACCCCGTGAACACGACCGTGGACTTCGGGGGCACCACATCCTTCCAGTGCAAAGTGCGCAGCGATGTGAAGCCAGTGATCCAGTGGCTAAAGCGTGTGGAGTATGGCGCTGAGGGCCGCTACAACTCCACTATCGATGTGGGCGGCCAGAAGTTCGTGGTGTTGCCCACGGGGGATGTGTGGTCGAGGCCCGACGGCTCCTACCTCAACAAGTTGCTCATTGCGCGCGCACGCCAGGATGATGCCGGCATGTACATCTGCCTGGGGGCCAACACCATGGGCTACAGCTTCCGCAGCGCCTTCCTCACCGTGCTGCCAG ACCCCAAGCCACCAGGGCCCCCCCTGGCCCCCTCGTCCTCGACCACCAGCTTGCCGTGGCCTGTGGTCATCGGCATCCCGGCTGGCGCCGTCTTCATCCTTGGCACCGTGCTCCTGTGGCTCTGCCAGGCCAAGAAGAAGCCGTGCACACCCGGGCccaccccgcctctgcctgcACACCGCCCGCCCGTGGCCGCCCGCGACCGGGCCGGGGACAAGGACCGTCCCATGCCCCCCAGCCTCGGCCCTGCCCCTGGCGTGGGGCTGTGCGAGGAGCTCGGGCCTCCCGTGGCACCCCAGCATCTGCTGAGCCCGGGACCATCTGCCGGGCCCAGACTTTATCCCAAACTCTACACGGacgtgcacacgcacatgcacacacacacgcactcgcACACACACTCGCACGTGGAGGGCAAGGTCCACCAGCACATCCACTACCAGTGCTAG